TTTCATCTTAAGAACTAATTAATTTTCTTAATAACACCACTATATATCATGTAGATATACATTTTCTAAAAGACTGCTTATACAAATAAAAACATATAATATATTCTACATCATTCTGGTTCACCATGCCATGGTCTCCTCAACTTAAACAAGATATATACCGGATAAAGAAGAAGAGTGTCATTGTGGATATCAGCATTGGAGATTGCACAAGTGATCCAAACGTATGCGACGAAGCTTGTACATGCAGGTAATTCGCCGGCTATCTTGGTATTGATAATCGATCACCTAGCCCAAGATATaatatttctaattttttttgtaGATCTACGTATGTTAGCTGCACAAATACCTGCAACTGTTCGGAAAATTGCACAAACAGGCAATATTTCCAAGAACAGAAAAAAGTTAAAGTTATTATGGTAAGTTTTAACCTAAGAATAACTTCAATCTTTTATTTTGTGATAAGTTattcaaaaaaaatatttgtgagtatacttgttCTATAATTACTTATATGGTTGACATATTTGTAGACTCAGCATTGTGGTTGGGGTGTAGAAGCCGTTGAATTCATCAAGAAAGATGATTACATCATTAAGTATGTTGGAGAAGGTATAcgtatataattattttatttgtcATCTTGTAAAATTTAACAGTCATCATGGTTTCTTCAAAACACAGGGCACCTTTTTAAGTTTAGAGTTTGTAATTTGATGTACATGTTTATGGTATTTCATTTCGAATTCTATTAAAACGTTGTTTGTATTACGCTTTCAGTTATCGATAATGCTTTACGTGAGATGAGGTTTAGGGACATGAAAGCACAAGGTATAACTAAGTTCTACATGGTTCAAGTCGGATCAAACTTTAACATTGATGCAAAACTCAAGGGGGGTGAATCACGGTTGATAGATCACTGTTGTGATCAAAATTGTTCAATGGAAAATTGGTTAGATTTGAACTTCATACTCACTTCTATGCATGTCATTCTTAAATTAAATACATTGCATTATCAAGGTGACAAGCGTAGCATGTTTTTGACACTTTTGCAGGGATGTAAATGGGGAGACTCGTCTTGGTATCTTTGCTCTTAGAGCAATCGAACCTGGAGAAGAGTTAACTCTTGATTACCGGGACAAGTAATCGTTAATTTGCACCCTCTTATCCATCCACTATAACaaacaaaaatataataaattataTTTTTGATTTTGGCATTGTAGATATGAGATGTATGACCGTGATAGAGTAAAGTGCCGTTGTGGTGCTCCAAATTAGCGTGACTATCTTGGTACTAAAAAAGGCCTAGGTGAGTGATTATTTAGCACGAGCAAAAGAGCAATTCATATTGAGAATGCCTTCACATCCAACTAAGCTTTTTCTAAGGCAATTCTTGTTGTATAATAGTTTTTACACCATGAAAGCAGAATCGAAGAAAGTTgataagcacgctaaagcttgTGCAAAGAACTAGCATGTTTTTGTTCCTTTTGGCTTTGACACATTTGGCTCCCTAGCGTCAGAAGCTATCCAACTCCTAATCAGGGTTCAACGGGTCATCCACAGCAATTTTTCAGCCCAGGGGGCAGGGTTTTGTTTTTAGCagattagggtttgcaattcagaaaggggtggcggcgcaacttgttgcccatCTACCTTCTTTTTTATGTAACTTGGCAAGTATGAATGAAAGTAGTCTTATTAATCTAAAAAAATGAATATATCTGTGGAGTTTGGTCTTTGCTAGTGATATCAATGTTGAATTATTTTGGTTTATTGATAACATACACCAACTttccctaaaccctaaaccctaaaccctatcCATATTGATTTGTTGGATTGTTGAGTTACAAGTTTCATTTTCAGAGACTAGATTACATAAACAAATTTCACTTCAAGGAAAATGTATCACTTTGGCATTTGTTGGGTTTTTGTTGTACAAATTTCCATTTTTAAATTATATTCCAAAGGAACTTCATGTAGTATTAATAAAACCATGAAAAACACCAAACATTATCAAACAAAATCACAAGATCTTAGAACTAAAACAATTCCAGAAACAAGCTGTGTACTGAAGCATATGGATGTTTCAAATCTTGTCCATTTAATAGAAAAGGTACTAATCCAAAACAAAAACCAAGCGCGGGTATGGATTGTCGACAGTTGACTCATCAGTGACGGGGGACGATTGCAAGTGTGGCGGTGGCGCAGTGGTCGCAGATTGGCGATGGCTTGGCGTAGGCCGGACCGTGTAGGGGCAGACCGACATAAGATTAGAAAACGGTTTTTCTGTTGGCTCTCCAGGTGATTGCACTTGGGCTTCCACTTCGTTGTATTAAGGAGCGTCTTATAAAATTAAAAGGAGCCTAAAGTGATTTACCTAGAGACCATGTAATTTAACtggattttgatataatattAGCCTAGATATGAGTCAGGGTCTGCCCAAGGGCTGGTACTGTTGGGCCTTGAAAGGGTTGACATGCAATCATGGGCTGAATCTCGGGCAATGTGCAAGACTCGAGGTCGATTCTTCTTCCGACCTAAAAGGCATGATGTTGATCGAGCATGCATGGGGTTAATTGTAGTCTTGGCTAACGTGGGACGTGTTTGGCTCAGTGGGAACTAATTAGAGATGATAAACTGGCTAGAAGATGTTTTATAAGATTTGTTGTATCTCTTATTTTGCTTAAAATGTTTACTATTATGTTGTGTTGATTTAATTTCTTAGTTTATCTTACTAAGGATTCCAATAACTAATAAAACATACTACGACCTCAACGCCAAGTCAGCAGAGTGGCAATAGCTAAATTGTTCAATAACTAGGCGTTGTGTAATAACTACTCTGAAATCATACAAAAATAATTATtcaaatttttattatatatatttttaaaatgtaaatggcatttaaattaataatattgcattacattaaaataaaattaaaaattgcACTAAAATTTAAAGAGACTCAAAATAAAAGTTACATTACAATTAAAAATGCCATGAAAtaaaacaaacttaaaaaaaCCACTAAAAAGGAATTAAAAGAAAGACTAATTGAAAGACATTTTGCCAAGACGTTCACGAATTTGTTGTTTCCTTTTCTTGAAAAATACTGGATCTTGCTCAGAAAAACCCGGGTAGTCTTTTTGGAGGAAAGCAAGGTCGGCCACAATGGTTTTGTCTCCTCTAAACCCGAGTAGCCGGTCaactttttcatccaaacttTCGACAACAACAACTTTATCGAGTTTAATTCGATATAGTACTTTTGGAGAATGATGCTCAAGATTTATTGCGCACCACTTTGCTTTTGTCTCTTCCCATTGGACGGACTAACGTGGAGCCACGCTTGTGCTGTAACAACCCGCGTTtttgaagtcaaagtcaaaggaagaaaagattgctaaatgcgatctgtcactccttgcttaattattgattgtactCCTTGACTTGTTAATCGATACTTTAATTTGTGTTACTTTAGTTGTATAATGTGGAGTAAATGTTAACAATCGCAGTTTAATCGCTATTAATCGCTAATCTATTTATCGTTGATCTCgtcgctatcgcatcgcaacttgaATCCCATAtcctggatattgttttacgtgtgtgtgctattatgtgttacttgtgcatgtttattacATGTTTGAGGTGCTAATCGAAAACGCAAttgcaactctatcgcaacgcaatctcatcgcgaactggaaaacgcaagtttatttatgttgttataTGTTAGTTGAGATATTTGTGTAGCAATTAtttaatactatcgcatcgcttactcgatactcgcttaaacgcatcgcaacgcttaacgcacgaaacgaaacatTGAAATCCAACTCACTCGAACCATCCGATCGAaggaccattcgatcggatggtcatccgatcggatggccatccgatcggattgccctcCGATCGCACCACAACACCGCCTTTCTCACCctctcacctataaatagcacttgTCACATCACTGTCCATGTGTTGTGACAGCTCTCGTTCGACCAGCAAGCGTTTGccctattttctctcgattcctcgcgattcttgtaagtctctacctcaaatcttgtactttctcaATCAACACACACTTTCTCATCGATTTCACCCAcaaatcttaacttttcaccatgaaatcggctgattttgggctgttctaggatgatgtcatcatgggttctcatgaacttcaaaatttgacctcattccaccaagaacaactcagatctaagagatttcaacatgtttaaacactgatttcacctaaatctaaacattttcaaaccgATTCAaacttctttcaactcttttacactcttgCACTCAAAACCGAAAGAATCTTAGCTCATTCAGGCCCTCTACTCATTTTCTAGTGAAGTGCTTTCTAGTGAAGTGCCGGGCTGGGAACgggtttctatcaaagagacaaccgattcacgggttgaacatgaacaaccgtcaagaaCAGTAAACTGGTCGGACGGGGTGATTcgcatccggtcggatgacttgGACTTGATGgggtttccgttgtttaacacgttgtcgTACCGTCTCGGTCAAACCGTAAACTTTCAAAACTTAATAAATTTTCCAGATTTCAAAACAACGAACAAGTTACCAACGGATTtccgtccgatcggatagccatccgatcgaacgaccatccgatcggatgacttgtggactttcaacacttaaacaaaattTCAAAACATAACAGTTTCCAAtgaatagtcatccgatcggatgaccatccgatcggatgactattctATCAGCAGACTTGAAACTTTGGGAAATATTTCACCTGGAACGGATttccatccgatcgaatgaccatccatccagatgaccgttcgatcgaacgaccagAAAGGTAGAGACACTTCTCTCATTTTAAAAtcctacaatgaaaacttcaaattcattatacacaaacacatccatcccaacgGATCAccctccgaccgaatggccatccgtccggaagttcatctgatcggatgaccctTCGTCACTCAGTtcacgtgtcacaccccaaccaatggcggaaacatcgggatgagacgaagtgtgaagattgctcgggacatcataacgctaataattgtgacaagtatttaaataatcatttcattcaATTTCTAAAGGATCAATTACAAGGCTTTTAAAACAATACAACAACatgtataataaaataatacaatatGAATACAATTCCTTTTAAGTGTGTATCTATGCATCCTACTAAATTCCATGCATCGtcgacatccacctgtaacatgttaaaataaagtcaatgcaaaagcaaaggcgagtatacaagtttgatacatacatagcaaaagataagttttaaacaattcctcatagcaagcatgtgattcaagataaacatttaaacatggtatgtgtctaacatatcaaaccaagaaaacgcaatatgctcatgacattaccgaagataaagaggcgagtcgttaatcctatagcgctacatatgtcacggtttggctcgtacgaagttaatgataaattcaacacataagataaatccaagtttaaagcatcaagccatcacgtatacaagcatgttataggaatgttcatgtgttaagcaaaatgttcatgtgtaagtttgttgatagataaacatgttacaccccaaaagtggtaaaagtaaaaagggggaatacgagtatactcacaatattgcaatttcttccgattatccaagtagGACGAGTTGATGAGATTAGGAGGATGGAACGCCGAGGTCACCCTACATGGGCAAACGATGGCGCATGGGTAAACGAAATCACGACGGTAGATTTAAAGTGGAAACTAAAGCATAGATAGTCGACGGATAGGTATATATATGTTTTATATAATTTATGCAAAGATTTTAATTTAAGTCTATCGAAAATATTATAGAAGTATTGTCAAAATAAATATACATTTATATCTATTTTATGAAAATTAAACGAATTTGATACGTTTCATGTTATAAATTTAACACTCTTCGTTTTACCgattttacgaaaaacgggcagagtttcctctgtttttggacgatcccaaCAACCAAAGTGTCGATTATCATTTCAAAACTCAACAATGACAAAAcaatatataattatatacatTTCTATGTATTTTTATAAACAAGCTATATATGATGCAGTTTGTGataacaaaatataaaacaatatatttgaAATATTTGTGTCGTTAATATATCACGTCTCGTGTTTAACCCGATGACCCGAACCCGTAACCCGACTGCACCGAGAGCTTGGTTGACCAGCTTTGACCAGATTTGACCCGACAGTTGACTGTTTGACCGGAACATCGAACCGAACCCAATTGGTACATGACCCGAACCTGTTGCATAATAAAAGAAATTAATCGGACTTGAATGGAAGCAACGACCAAGGCTCGAACCAAGACTAACCTGAACCGAAACCGGTTGTAAACTCGAACCGAGATAGGATCCGTAACGAACCCGAATTTCAAACCAAGCCACTGGAATCAAACTGGCCGAAAACAAATCAAAAACCCGAATCTGAGCAGAGCCGACGAGGCACGAGCC
The sequence above is drawn from the Helianthus annuus cultivar XRQ/B chromosome 12, HanXRQr2.0-SUNRISE, whole genome shotgun sequence genome and encodes:
- the LOC118484988 gene encoding histone-lysine N-methyltransferase ASHR3-like, giving the protein MPWSPQLKQDIYRIKKKSVIVDISIGDCTSDPNVCDEACTCSCTNTCNCSENCTNRQYFQEQKKVKVIMTQHCGWGVEAVEFIKKDDYIIKYVGEVIDNALREMRFRDMKAQGITKFYMVQVGSNFNIDAKLKGGESRLIDHCCDQNCSMENWDVNGETRLGIFALRAIEPGEELTLDYRDKYEMYDRDRVKCRCGAPN